From Coccinella septempunctata chromosome 4, icCocSept1.1, whole genome shotgun sequence, a single genomic window includes:
- the LOC123310782 gene encoding cuticle protein-like: protein MFVKIFAVSVLVAVAQAGILHGGATSYAQISSTPEHGHAYNDGHAVDYYSHPKYEFNYGVQDPHTGDHKFQQETRDGDVVKGSYSLVEPDGTTRIVHYTADDHNGFNAVVEKQGHPLMFAKVLAVSALVAFVQAGLLPAGHVDEHAVDYYAHPKYEFNYGVKDGHTGDQKSQHEVRDGDVVKGSYSLVEPDGTLRTVHYTADDHNGFNAVVEKSGHAVHPAQVAHAVPVVHAAPVVHAAPVAHAPAVHPAQVAHAVPVVHAAPVVHAAPAAHPAQVAHAVPVVHAAPVVHSAPVYHAAPVYQAAPVYHQAAPAYYHH from the exons ATGTTCGTCAAG atcttCGCAGTTTCAGTGTTGGTAGCAGTTGCCCAAGCCGGAATTCTGCACGGGGGAGCCACCAGCTATGCTCAAATATCATCTACTCCAGAGCATGGTCATGCATATAACGATGGCCATGCAGTAGATTATTAT AGCCACCCCAAATACGAATTCAACTACGGAGTGCAGGATCCCCACACTGGCGACCACAAATTCCAGCAGGAAACCCGCGATGGAGACGTTGTGAAAGGTTCTTACTCCCTTGTGGAACCCGATGGTACCACCAGAATTGTCCACTACACAGCCGATGACCACAATGGTTTCAACGCTGTTGTGGAGAAACAAGGACACCCCTT AATGTTCGCCAAG GTTCTTGCTGTATCTGCCCTTGTGGCTTTTGTTCAGGCTGGTCTCTTACCTGCTGGTCACGTAGATGAACATGCCGTGGACTATTAT gCTCACCCAAAATACGAATTCAACTACGGTGTCAAAGATGGACACACCGGTgaccaaaaatctcaacacgaAGTACGTGACGGTGATGTAGTCAAAGGATCTTACTCCCTTGTTGAACCTGACGGTACCTTGAGAACTGTCCACTACACCGCTGATGACCACAACGGTTTCAACGCTGTCGTAGAGAAATCTGGACACGCTGTACACCCAGCTCAAGTTGCTCATGCCGTACCAGTTGTGCATGCCGCCCCTGTTGTACACGCCGCCCCTGTTGCCCATGCCCCT GCTGTACACCCAGCTCAAGTTGCTCATGCCGTACCAGTTGTGCATGCCGCCCCTGTTGTACACGCCGCCCCTGCTGCCC ACCCAGCTCAAGTTGCTCATGCCGTACCAGTTGTACATGCTGCTCCTGTTGTGCACTCTGCTCCAGTATACCATGCTGCTCCAGTTTACCAAGCTGCTCCAGTTTACCATCAGGCTGCCCCTGCTTACTACCATCACTGA
- the LOC123310783 gene encoding cuticle protein 7-like, with the protein MMAKILVACAFVAYVQAGFIGDSGHGSATSYANAEAASYHSAPVEVAAHSVSVEKSVDYHAYPKYEFNYGVGDGHTGDHKSQKEERDGDVVKGSYSLVEPDGTIRTVHYTADDHNGFNAIVTRSGHAIHPQPIKTVIAEPVAEHGGYEQGGYEHGYGH; encoded by the exons ATGATGGCTAAG ATCCTTGTAGCATGTGCCTTTGTGGCCTACGTACAAGCAGGTTTCATAGGGGACAGTGGACATGGATCAGCTACATCTTATGCGAATGCTGAAGCAGCCTCCTACCATTCTGCTCCGGTGGAAGTGGCTGCACATTCTGTTTCTGTGGAAAAATCTGTGGATTACCAC gcaTACCCTAAGTACGAATTCAACTATGGGGTAGGTGACGGTCACACCGGAGACCACAAATCACAAAAGGAAGAACGTGATGGTGATGTGGTCAAAGGCTCTTACTCCTTGGTTGAGCCTGATGGTACAATTAGAACCGTCCACTACACCGCTGATGACCACAACGGTTTCAACGCAATCGTTACCAGATCTGGCCATGCCATCCACCCACAGCCAATCAAAACGGTGATAGCTGAACCCGTGGCCGAACATGGAGGTTACGAACAAGGAGGCTACGAACATGGTTATGGACATTAG
- the LOC123312478 gene encoding uncharacterized protein LOC123312478: MGIFKEVVLCVTIILAASCESRPISLHNYAPAHEYKSTDYSFSYGVKDPHTGDVKNQWEEKKDNVVRGEYSLVEADGSTRTVQYTADDKNGFNAVVKYDQHSVHPITENKAAVSHNNLNLNPSKETSVAYSSYSSNLEGLSSHGQTEVQTVVQHEYKLPESYSEIQSLAIQHLNSLSENQQIENQQVQNQHQPAYYYVQQQETASEENTKSEQVEPQPQVQSYYAYEPNQNNGQIQDEEQHESQQQEVKEIVENQKQNDDNAQYEVNNAQAQLPLTLNVLPDSANKVPVDINVLNPINIDLTHLLKNSDGNQESGETIKYSTKDNSVQPSHQFTPEEVQKFIDDYNKKLGEPVYETGFVPITTKPSHLITQPMVPNTYKSNLKVNMTPGLKHYSSRGNSKFRRNKYETLLLSQQQLLPLLYKTGELRKDGRRTEYNRLHRSVPNRNQLVRYAKHIRFLR, translated from the exons ATGGGGATCTTTAAG GAAGTGGTTTTGTGTGTGACCATCATTTTGGCAGCATCCTGTGAAAGTCGTCCGATCAGTCTTCATAATTATGCACCAGCTCATGAATAT aaaTCAACGGACTACAGCTTCAGCTACGGGGTGAAAGATCCACACACAGGAGACGTGAAGAACCAATGGGAAGAAAAGAAAGACAACGTGGTCCGTGGCGAATATTCATTGGTAGAAGCCGATGGTTCAACTAGAACAGTACAATATACAGCTGACGACAAAAATGGTTTCAACGCAGTAGTGAAGTACGATCAACATTCTGTCCATCCAATCACGGAAAACAAAGCAGCTGTCAGTCACAACAACTTGAACTTGAATCCAAGCAAAGAGACTTCGGTCGCCTACAGCTCCTATAGCAGTAATTTAGAAGGGTTGAGCTCGCATGGCCAAACAGAAGTACAGACTGTAGTTCAGCATGAGTACAAATTACCGGAGAGCTATTCAGAAATTCAAAGCTTGGCGATACAACATTTGAACTCGCTGTCTGAAAACCAGCAAATAGAAAATCAGCAGGTGCAAAATCAACACCAACCAGCCTATTACTACGTACAACAACAGGAAACTGCCTCAGAAGAAAATACAAAATCGGAACAAGTTGAGCCTCAACCTCAAGTTCAAAGCTACTACGCTTACGAACCCAACCAGAACAATGGTCAGATCCAAGACGAAGAACAGCATGAATCACAACAACAAGAGGTCAAGGAGATTGTTGAAAACCAAAAACAAAACGATGATAATGCGCAATACGAAGTGAACAACGCTCAAGCTCAACTTCCATTGACGCTAAACGTTCTCCCTGATTCCGCCAACAAAGTTCCAGTGGACATAAACGTGCTCAACCCTATCAATATTGATTTAACCCACCTACTCAAGAACTCTGATGGAAATCAGGAATCTGGCGAAACTATTAAGTATTCAACGAAAGACAACAGTGTTCAACCGTCCCATCAGTTCACTCCTGAAGAAGTGCAAAAGTTCATTGACGACTATAACAAAAAACTTGGCGAGCCAGTATACGAGACTGGATTTGTTCCAATAACCACGAAACCAAGTCACCTGATCACACAACCAATGGTACCAAATACCTATAAGAGTAATTTAAAAGTCAACATGACGCCTGGTCTAAAACATTACTCTTCAAGGGGAAATAGTAAATTTAGGAGGAATAAATATGAGACTTTACTGTTGAGTCAGCAGCAGCTTCTACCTCTTCTTTACAAGACTGGGGAATTGAGAAAAGATGGTCGTAGAACAGAGTACAATAGACTTCATAGATCTGTACCGAACAGAAACCAGTTGGTCAGATATGCCAAACATATTCGTTTTCTTCGTTAG
- the LOC123312486 gene encoding cuticle protein 7-like, producing MTPKPMQIIPIAALIVSIQGGYLTAPGAISHGISFAPAYAAAPAYAPAVVKAAPAVDYVAYPKYEFKYGVADGHTGDQKTQSEIRDGDVVKGSYSLVEPDGTIRTVSYTADDHNGFNAVVTRAGHASHPATPIAVAQKVIAAPAYAAAPVALGHAYAASPLTYYKG from the exons ATGACACCAAAACCGATGCAG ATCATTCCAATTGCCGCCTTGATAGTATCTATCCAAGGAGGCTATCTGACAGCACCTGGTGCTATATCTCATGGAATATCATTTGCTCCAGCATATGCTGCAGCACCGGCCTATGCTCCAGCTGTAGTAAAAGCAGCTCCAGCTGTGGACTACGTC GCCTACCCTAAGTACGAGTTCAAATATGGCGTAGCAGATGGACACACAGGAGACCAAAAAACCCAGAGCGAAATACGTGACGGAGACGTTGTTAAAGGATCCTATTCTCTTGTAGAACCTGATGGTACCATCAGAACCGTATCCTACACTGCCGACGATCACAACGGGTTCAACGCTGTGGTGACACGTGCTGGTCACGCTTCTCATCCAGCTACTCCCATCGCAGTTGCCCAGAAGGTTATAGCAGCACCAGCCTACGCTGCAGCACCGGTAGCCCTTGGCCATGCCTATGCCGCCAGTCCCTTGACGTACTACAAAGGCTAA